GGCGACCAGCACGACCTGGCCCGCGGCCCGCTCGAACACCACCGCCCGCACACCGCGCCCGAGGTCGCCGGCCTGCCGACCGTGGCTCACCGCCCGGTGGACGTCACCGAGGACGCCCGCGGGCAGCACGGCGTTGAGCAGCAGGCCGCGGTAGTAGTCGGAGACAGCGGCGCCCAGGGTGAGCGGCAGCCCGAGGCGGCGGGCGATGACGCACCACCGCCAGGCGCTCGCCGCGGTGGTCAGCAGGCCGATGCCCAGGGCGGCGGCGACCGACCAGCCGGTCACCGAACGGAGACCGGCCACGAACGCGTCCGCGCCCAGGCGAACGGCCAGCGCCACCAGAATGCCGACCGCGCCCAGCAACCGCAGCCAGGGCCACACGCGGGTCACCGGGAGACCTCCGGCCGCTTCACCGCGGCACCGCCAGCAGGTCCGTGTGGTGCACCACGACCCGCGGCCCGCCGTCCAGCTTGCGCCGCAGGTAACCGGGCGCCTCGCCGGCCAACCGGGGCTCCTGCTCGACGGCCGCAGCCACCCACCCGCGCAGCCACTCGCCCGCCAGCGCCGCCTGGTCCGGGCCCAGCCGCCACGGGCTCGGGCTGGTCGTCACCGCCGCGCCCCGCCGTTCGAACGCCGCCACCGCGACCTGCGCCGCGTCCGGCCCGAGCAGCCGCCGACCGCCCACCACCCGCCGCTGGTGCGCGTTGAACGCGGCCTCGAACTCGGCGTCCACCGGCTCGGCCGGGTCGAACTCGACCCGCCCCGCCACCGACAGCGTGAGCAGCGCCGGACAACCCGCCCCGACGCACGCGGCGGCCAGCCCGTCCACCTCGTCCGCGGTCAGCAGGTCGAGCAGCGCGGACGCCGTGACCAGCGACGTCCCGGCCAGGTCGGCGGCGGTCAGCCCGGTCAGGTCGCCCTCCCGGGTCTCGATCGCGACCCCGGTCATGGTCGCCGCCGCGATGCTGAGCAGCCGGGGGTCGCGGTCGTGCAGCACCCAGCGCTGCCGTCCGCCCAACCGCCCGGAGAGCCACCGACCCATCGATCCCGTCCCACACCCGAGATCACGCACGACGAGGGGTGTCCGGTTCAGATCGATCTCGTCGAGCCGGTCCACCAGGTCGAGCGCGCGGGCCTCCGCGTCGGCCTTCTCGCGCAGTGACAGCCATTCCGGTGCGAAGGTGCTCATGGCCGAAGACTAGCCAGCGCCGCCGCCGTTTCGTCCCAAGTGGACAGTTCACGGCGACGGGACAGCGCGCGCCCGCGCAGGTCGCGCCGCCACCCGTCGTCGGTCAGCCACCGCCGCAGCGCCCGCGCGAACGCCGGCACGTCACCGGCGGGCAGCAGCAGCCCGCCGCCGCCGAGCGCGTCCGGCGCCGAACTCGCGATCACCGGCACGCCGCGCGCCAACGCCTCGGTCACGACCATGCCGTAGGTCTCGGCCCGCGACGCCAGCACGAACAGGTCGGCGGTCGCGTACGCGCGGTCCAGCGCCGCACCCGTCAGGGGCCCGACCAGCTCGATCCGGTCACGCAACCCACTGCGGTCGACCAACTCCTCCACCTGCGTCCGCGCCGGTGTTCGCACCGGGCCGACGAACGCGCACGTCCACGGCAGGTCGGCGACCTCGGCCAACGCCGCCAGCAGCACGTCGTGCCCCTTGCGCGGCGTCACCGAGGCGACGCACAGCAACCGGGACGCGCCGTCCGTGCCGGTGGCGAGCGGCGCCGGGTCGACGCCGGGCACGACGACGCGCACCTCCGGCAACCCGTGGCGGTCGGCCAGCTCCCGCGCCGCCCGCGGGCTCGTCGCCACGACCGCGCGCGCGGCGCGCAGGCACTCCCGCTCGGCGGCGTCCAGCCGGGCCGCGACGGCGGGCGGCAGGCCGGTCTCGTCGGCCAGCGGCAGGTGCACCAGCACGACCAGCCGCAGCCGACCGGCGTGCGGCACGACGACCTCGGGCACACCGCACGCCACCAGCCCGTCCAGCAGCACGACCGCGTCGTCGCCGATCCCCGCCAACGCCCGGCCCAGCTCCGCGCGGGCGCGCTCGTCCGGCCGCGGCCAGTCGCCGGGGACCACGACCTCGCGCACCGGCACGCCCGCCGAGCGCAGGCCGTCGACCACCCTGCGGTCGTAGACGTTGCCGCCGCTCGGCGACGCCGGGTCGTCCACCCCGCCGGGCAGGACGAAGTGGAGGGTCACAACGCGCGTTCGTAGCTCGCCCACGCCACGTGCGACTCGTGCAGCGTGACCTCGATGCCCGCCAACCCCCGCGCGCCTTCGCCCAAGGCGCCCGCGTGCACGTCGTCCGCGAGCCGGTCGGCGATGTGCTTGGCCAGGAACTCGGTCGACGTGTTGACCCCGGCGAACGCGGGCTCGTCGTCCAGGTTGCGGTAGTTCAGGTCGCCGAGGACGGCGCGCAGCCGCTCGGTCGCCAGTCCGATGTCGACCACGATGTTGTCGGCGTCCAGACCGTCCCGCTTGAACCGGGCGTCCACCACGAACGTCGCGCCGTGCAGGCGTTGCGCCGGGCCGAAGACCTCGCCGCGGAAGCTGTGGGCGACCATCACGTGGTCGCGAACGGTGATGCTGAACAGGGTGACCTCCGCCGAGTGCGCGAGTTACCGTGCAGGTCCGGCCGAGCGTAGTGAACTCCCGACCGGGTGTCGCGTGACGAGGGGGCAGGGTGCACGAGGAAGCCTTCAAGGACGAGGACGTGGCGGAGTCGGACCTGGTGACCCGTCGCGGCACGTTCCGGGCGGTGGCGTTCCGGGCGGACGGGCACGAGCACATGGCGCTGGTCCACGGTTCGGACCTGCGTGACGACGTGCTGGTGCGCGTGCACTCGGAGTGCATGACCGGTGACATCTTCGGCGCGATGCGCTGCGAGTGCGGCGACCAGCTGGACGCGGCGCTGGACCGGATCGTCGCCGAGGGCGGCGGCGTCCTGGTCTACCTGCGCGGCCACGAGGGGCGCGGCATCGGCCTGGTGGCCAAGGTGCGCACCCACGTGCTCCAGGACGAGCAGGGCCTGGACACGCTCGACTCGGCGACCACCCTCGGCCTGCCGGTCGACGTGCGCGACTACGCGCCGGCCGCCCGCGTCCTGAAGCACCTGGGCGTCACGTCGGTGCGGTTGCTGTCCAACAACCCGGACAAGGTCGAGGCGTTGGAGGACAACGGGATCGCGGTGACCGCCCGGGTCCCCCACCTGATGCCGCCGAACCCCCACAACATCGGCTACCTGACCGCCAAGCGCGACCGGCTCGGCCACGACCTGCCGCAGGTGGAGGTGTTCGCGGCGGAGTGACCCCGGGGGAAGACCCGTCGGAAGGCGGCCACCGGGGGCCGCTGCCCGCGCGCGGGGGTTGGGCCATTGGGGGTGGCGATTGGGTGAGACGGCGAAGTCGTGGCACTCTGAGGTCACACAGCCCGGATCCGGGCTGTTCGCCCGCGGTTCGCGGATCAGGCTGTCGAGCACCGGCCGGGGCGACACCGCTCTCCAGTCCCACCCCGCACCACGCGGTCCTCGCGGCATGACGTCCACACCACCGTGTGGCGTGCGTTGCCGTCCCGACTCACCCCCCACGGGAGCACGCCATCAGCATCTCCACCCCGCTGCCACCGGCCGTCGGCGCACCTCGCGCGCTCACCGACGTGTACGGCCCCGGCGTCGCCGTCTGCGCGCGCCCGGCCGCCGACACCACCGAGGACCGGCACCGGCACACCGTCGACGCGCTCTCCGCCCGGCCGATCGCCGTCGCCGGTGACACCCCGGTGATCTGCAGCGCGGGCGGCACGGACCCGGCGCTGCTGGCGCAGCTGCGGGACGGCGGCCTGCCCGTCGGCGACGACCTGCGCGAGTTCCGCGACGAAGCCGGGTTCGCCGCCCGCGTCACCGAGGCGATGGCCGACGGCCTGCTGCTGGCGATGGAGTACCCGCAGCCGACCGCGCTGTGCCCGGACGAGCGCGTGGTCAAGACCGCGCACCTCGTCGGCTACCTGAACAACAAGGCCACCATCAGCACGTTCGTCGCACCCCGCTTCCACGCCCGGCGCAGCGTCGTCACCCGCGACGACCTCGCCGACGCGACACCGGCGGAGAAGTCGTGGGTCCTCAAGGCCGCGACGAACGACGCCCACGGCGCCAGCCTCGACGTGTACCTGCACGAGGCGGGTGAACCGGTCGCGCTCCCGGCGTTCACCGACGTGCTCGGCGAGTTCGTGGTCGAGGAGTACCTGCGCCTCGCGCGCAACTGGGGCGTGCAGCTCTACGTCGGCCCGGACGCGGTGGCCCGCCTGCTCGCCGTCACCGAACAACGCGTCGACGTGACCGGCGTCTACGTCGGCGGGCTGTTCGGCCTGGTCGACCAGCCGCCGGCGGACCTGCTCGCGGAGTGCCTGGCGATCACCCAGCGCGCCGCCGACGTCGGCTACCGCGGCCTGTGCAGCCTGGACTGCGCCGAGACCCTGGACGGGCAGCTGGTCATGCTCGACCTGAACTTCCGGATCACCAGCGGCTCCATCCCGCTGCTCGCGCTGCGGTCCGTCCGGCCCGACGCGCTGGCCGGGCACGCCGAGTCCGTGAAGCTGACCGCCGCCGCCCCGCTGGCCGACCTGCTCACCGACCTGCGCACCGCGCTGGCCGCGGGCGGCGTGCTCGTCACGTCCGGCCACGACAGCACCCGCACCGACAGCCCGGTCGTGCTGAGCACCCTGCAACTCCTGGTCCACGGCGACGACCCGCACGACGTCACCGCCCGCCGCCACGCGCTGGAATCGCGGTTCCGCCGCTGACCGGCTTGGCGGGGACCCTCAGGTCGAAGCGCGCACGACCAGCTCGGTCGGCAGGATCGACGCCGCCGGCGGCTCGCCGCGGATCTGGTCCAGCAGCAGCCGGACCATCTCGCGGGTGATGCGCTGGAACGGTTGGCGCACGGTGGTCAGCGCCGGTCGGGTGGAGGTGGCGATGCTGGAGTCGTCGAACCCGCCCACCGCGACGTCCTCCGGCACGCGCCGGCCCGAGTCGTGCAGCACGTTCAGCGCGCCCGCCGCCATCAGGTCGGACGCCACGAACACCGCGTCCAGGTCCGGCGACCGCGCCAGCAGCGACGCCATCGCCGCCTCACCGCCCGCCCGGCTGTAGTCGCCGTGCGCGATCAGGTCCGCCGTGGCGCCCGCCCCCAGCACGTCCCGGTACCCGGCGAGCCGTTCGACACCGCCGGGGGTGTCCGGCGGACCGGTGATGGTGGCGATCCGCCGCCGACCGCGCGACCGCAGGTGCTCCACCATCAGCCGCGCGCCGGAGCGGTCGTCGGCCGCCGCGTACGCCACCTGGCCCTCGTGCCCGATCGGCTTGCCGCAGGCCACCACGGGGATGCCCGAGTCGCGCAGCTCCTCCAGCAGCGGGTTGCCGGTGTGCGACGACACCAGCAGCACGCCGTCCACGTGGCCCGCGGCGATGAACCGGCTGGTCCGCTTGCGCTCCACCTCGGTGCTGGCGGTCATCAGCAGCACGGGCACGTCCACCTCGGCCAGCTCCTGCGTGCAGCCCTGGAGCAGGATGCTGAAGTTCGGGTCCTCGAACAGCCGCTGCTGCGGCTCGGTGAGCACGAACGCCACCGAGTGCGCCCGCTGCGTCACCAGGCTCCGCGCGGCCGGGTTGGCGACGTAGCCGGTGGTCCGGACCGCCTTCAGCACGGCCTGCAGCGCGGCCGGGCTGACGTTGCGGCCGCCGTTGAGCGCGCGCGACACCGTGCCGCGCGACACGCCCGCGGCGGCGGCCACGTCGTGGATGGTCGGCCGGTTCCGCGCCGCCTTGCTGCGCTCGACGCTCATGGCTCCCTCATGCTTTCACCGCTCCGGAGAGCAAGTCGATGCGCCAGTATCGCTGCAACGTGAGGAACAGCGCGATCAGAGGCAGCACCGACACCAGGGAGCCGGTGACGACCAGCGTGTACAGCGCGGGCGTGGTGTTGCCCTGCTTGAGCATCGTGTACAGGCCCAGCGTGACCGGGAACTTCCCGTCGTCGCCGAGCATGATGTGGGGCAGCATGAAGTTGTTCCAGATGGACACGAACTGGAACAGGAACACGGTGACCAGGCCGGGGAGCATCATCGGCAGCGCGATGGAGCCCAGGATGCGCGCCTCGCCCGCGCCGTCCGTCCGGGCCGCCTCGACCACGTCCTCCGGCACGGACGCCGCCGCGTAGATCCGGGCCAGGTAGATGCCGTACGGGCTGATCACGCTCGGCAGCAGCACGGACAGGTAGGTGTCGGTCAGCCCGACCTCGGCCAGCAGCAGGTACTGCGGGATGGCCAGCACCACGGCGGGCACCAGCACGCCCGCGATCAACGCGTTGAAGATCAGCGCCCGGCCCCGGAACGCGTACTTGGCCAGCGCGTACCCGGTGACGCCGGACAGCGCCGCGGACAGCAGCGCGCCCACCCCCGCGTACAGGGCGGAGTTCGCCACCCACTGCCAGAACACGCCGTCGCGGTACGCGTGCAGCTCACCGAGGTTCGCCACCAGCGACGAGCCGAGCGAGAACGTCGACGTGGAGAACAGCTCGCCGCTGCTCTTCGTCGCCGCGACCAGCACCCACGCCACCGGGAACAGGCAGTAAGCCGCGCCCAGCAGCAGCACGAACGTCGGGAACGGGCCCAGCGGCGACCTCCTCACCGCTCACCCCCGAACGCCCGCGACCGCGTCACCCGCAGCAGGCCGAACGAGATCGCGAACATCACCAGGGCGATCAGCACCGACGTGGCGGCGGCGGAGTAGAGGTCGCCGCGGCCGAACGCGTCCTGGTAGACCTTCATCAACGGCGTCCAGGTGAGCGAGAGCGAATTGGTCAGCGGCGCCAGCGTGGTCGGCTCGGCGAACACCTGGAGCGTCGCGATGACCGAGAACAGCGACGTCAGCACGAGGGCGGGCGCCAGCAGCGGGATCTTGACCCGCACCGCGACCTGCCACGGCGTGCAGCCGTCGATGCGGGCCGCCTCGTACAGGTCGCGCGGGATGGACCGCAGCGCGGTGTGGAGGACGACCATGTTGTAGCCGACGCCGCCCCACACCGCGATGTTGGCCAGCGCGAAGTAGATCCCGGTCGGCGACAGCAGGTCGACGCCGGGCAGCGACAGCCGCTCCAGCACCTGGTTGAGCGGGCTGGTGCCGGGCAGGTACAGGAACCCCCACAGCAGCGACGCGATGACGCCGGGGATCGCGTACGGCAGGAAGATGGCGATCCGGCCGAACCCGCGGGCCCGCACCCGGTCCTCGTCCAGCAGCAGCGCGAACACCAGCGCCAGCCCGAGCATCGTCGGCACCAGGATCGCGCCGTAGCCGAGCACCCGCAACGCGCCCGCGCCCAGCTCGGAGTCGGTGAGCGCGCGCCAGTAGTTGTCCAGCCCCACGAACACCTCGGTGCGGCTGCCCCTGCCCAGCCCCAGGCCCTCGACCTCGGTCCGGAACAGGCTCAGGTGGACGGTGTAGCCGATGGGCAGCGCGAACACCAGCAGGAACAGCACCACCGCCGGCGCGACGAAGGCGTACGGCGCCAGCCTCGGCGCCGCACCTCCCCGCCGGCGCGCGCGTGTCGACGCCACGGGCTCAGCCGCCGACCGTGAAGCCGTTGGCCTTCATGTCGTCCACGGTGGCGGCCTGCACCTTCGCCAACGCGGGCGCCAGGTCCGCACCGCCGCTGATCGCCTCGCCCATCGCGTTCTTGTACGCGGTGTAGGTGACGTTCACGTTCGGCCCCCAGGTGAAGCCCGAGGACGTGGCGGCGATGGCCGCGGCCCGCGCGTAGAAGTCCGGCTGGTTCGGGAAGAACGCGGGCGGCCGGGACTGCGCCTCCTGCGCCGAGGTCGCCGCCGGGTAGATGCCGCTGACGGTGACCAGCGCCTCCACGGCGGCCGGGTCGGTGTTCAACCAGACCGCGAACTCGGTCGCCGCCTTCTGCTTCTTCGACCCCGCGGTCACCGCCGTGGTGGAGCCGCCCCAGCTGCCGGTGCGCGGCGCGGCGGCGTCCCACTGCGGCATCGGGGCCATGGCCCACTTGCCCAGCGTGCTCTCCGCGTTGCCCTTGAGCACGCCCGGCGCCCACACGGCGCTGAGCCAGCCGACCTGCGTGCCGTCGTTGAGCGCCTTGTTCCACTCCGGCGTGTACATCGGGGACTTGTCGACCGCGCCCTCGGCGATCAGGCCGCTCCAGTACTGCGCGACCTTCCTGGTGGCGGCGTCGTCCACGGAGACCTCCCAGGTGTCGCCGTCGACCGACCACCACGACCCGCCCGCCTGCTGCACGAGGCCCGCGAACCAGCCGGGGTCGTTGGCCGAGAACGTGCCGAGGAACTTGTCCGGCGCCTTGGCCCGCAGGTCACGGGCGGTTCGCGCGTACTCGTCCCAGGTCGTCGGCACCCGCAGGCCGTACTGCTCGAACAGGTCGGCGCGGTAGTAGAACATCATCGGCCCGGAGTCCTGGGGCACGGCGTAGACGCCGCTGCCGCCGAGGGTGACCTGGTCCCAGATCCCCGGCGCGAACTCGTCCTCGGCGGCTGCCGCGCCCTCGGAGATGTCGGCCAGCACGTCGTTGCTGACCAGGGTCGGCAGCGACTGGAACTCCACCTGCGCGAGGTCCGGCGGGTTGCCGCCCTTCGCGCTGGTCAGCAGCTTGGTGACCAGGTCGTCGCCCTGGGCCTGCTTGCTCACCACGACCTTGGCGTCCGGGTGGGTCGCGTTCCACCTGTCGACGACCTTGTCGATGTCGGGCGCCCACGCCCAGAAGGACAGTTCGACCGGGCCGTCGACTTGCTCGGCGCCGCCGCCGCAGCCGGCGAGCAGGACCAGGCCGAGGCCGAGTGCCACGGCCTTCTTCGCGATGTCGAGTCGCATGAGGTCTCCGGGGGTTCCGCGTCGCTGACGCCGCTGCCAGCGAGAACCACGCTGTGAACGTGCACAGTAGTTGGCTGTTCATCTCGCCTGTCAACCTCTTGACACCCGGTCTTATCTGGGCCGTAACCTGCGAAGTGACCGTGCACGTTCACAGCCACTGGAGTGTTCATGACGTTCGTGGTGCCCAGCCGAGCCGACGGCCAGGCCGCGCCGGACCCCTTCGCACCACGGATGCCGGTCGGCGTGGACGGGCTCGTCTACGGCGGGGACTACAACCCCGAGCAGTGGCCCGAAGAGGTCTGGGCCGAGGACGTCGAGCTGATGCGGCAGGCCGGGGTGAACCTGGTCAGCGTCGCGATCCACGCGTGGGCGCTGCTGGAGCCGCGGCCCGGTGAGCACGACTTCGGCTGGCTGGACCGGCTGCTCGACCTGCTGCGCGGCGCGGGCATCGCGGTCAACCTGGCCACGCCCACCGTCGTGCCGCCCGCGTGGCTCTACCGCGCGCACCCGGAGATCCGACCGGTCACCCGGGACGGCGTCGAGCTGGAACGCGGGTCGCGGGCGACGTTCTGCCCCAGCGCGCCCGCCTACCGCCGGGCCGCCACCGCCATCACCCGGCAGCTCGGCGCGCGGTACGGCGACCACCCGGCCGTCGCGCTGTGGCACGTGCACAACGAGTACGGCGCACCGGTCGGCGCGTGCTACTGCCCGCGGTCGGCCGAGGCGTTCCGGCGCTGGTTGCGGGCCCGGCACGGCGACCTGGCCGCGCTCAACGAGGCGTGGGGCACCAGCTTCTGGGGCCAGCGCTACGGCGAGTGGGCCGAGGTCGAGCCGCCGCGCCGGTCGGGCACCACCGGCAACCCGGCGCACGAGCTGGACTTCGCCCGGTTCTGCTCGGACGAGCTGCTGGCCTGCTACACCGCCGAGCGGGACGTCCTGCGGCAGCACTCGACCGCGCCCGTCACCACGAACTTCATGACCACCAACTGCAAGTCGATCGACTACTGGCGGTGGGGCCGCGAGGTCGACGTGGTGGCCAACGACCACTACCTGACCGCCGAGGCGAGGCGCAACCACGTCGACCTGGCCATGTCGGCGGACCTGACCCGCGCGGTGGCGGGCGGGCGGCCGTGGATGCTGATGGAGCACTCCACCGGCGCGGTGAACTGGCAGCCGCGCAACCTGGCCAAGCGGCCGGGCGAGATGCGCCGCAACAGCCTGGCCCACGTGGCCCGCGGCGCGGACGCGGTGATGTTCTTCCAGTGGCGCGCGTCCCGGTTCGGCGCCGAGAAGTTCCACTCGGCGATGCTGCCGCACTCCGGCACGCGCAGCCGGCTGTGGCGGGAGGTCGTCCGGCTGGGCGACGAGCTGGGCGCGCTGCGCGAGGTGCGCGGCAGCGCGGTGCGGTCCGACGTCGCGGTGCTGTGGGACTGGGAGTCGTGGTGGGCGCTGGAGCTGGACTGGCGGCCGTCGGTGGACCTGTCCTACCGGGAGCGCGTCGGCGCGTTCTACGAGCAGTTGTGGGACGCCAAGCTGACCGTCGACTTCGTCGCGCCCGAGGCGGACCTGAGCGGCTACCGGCTCGTCGTCGTGCCGTCGCTGTACCTGACGACGACGGCCGCCGCACGGGTGCTGCACGACTACGTGGTCGGTGGCGGCACGCTCGTCGTCTCGTACTTCTCCGGCATCGTGGACGCCAACGACGCCGTGCACCCCGGTGGGCACCCCGGCGCGCTGCGCGACGTGCTCGGCCTGGAGGTCGAGGAGTTCCTGCCGCTGCGCCGGGGCGAGGAGGTCGCGCTGGGCGGCGGGCTGCGCGGCGACGTGTGGGCCGAGCACGTCCGGCCGGCCGGCGCGGAGAGCGTGCTCGACTACGTCGACGGCCCGGCGGCGGGCGGTCCGGCGGTGACCAGGCACCGGCTCGGCGCGGGCAGCGCCTGGTACGTCTCGACCCGGCTGCGCGGCGCGGACCTCGACGCGGTGCTGCGCGAGGTCTACCCGGCCGCGGGCGTCGAACCGCGCGACGACGTGCCGCGCGACGTGGAGGTGGTGCGCCGCCACGGGGACGGCGCCGACTACCTGTTCGTGCTCAACCACACCGACGCCGAGGTGCGCCTGGCCGCGTCCGGCGCCGAACTGCTCACCGGGCGGCACTGCGCGTCCGAGCTGCGCGTGCCCGCGGGCGGCGTGGCCGTGCTCAGGGAAGTTCTCAACGAGGAGGACGAATGACAGGCAGGAAACTGCTCGCGGCCGCGGCGGTCTTGGCCGTCGCCGCTGTCGGGGCGCCGGCGGCCCGAGCCGCGTCCACCATCACCAACGGCGGCTTCGAGTCCGGCACGACCGGCTGGACGACGAGCGGCACGACCGCCGCGTCGTTCACCGAGGCGGGCGGGCGGTCAGGCAGGCGGCTGTCGCACTGGTCGTCGTCGGCGTACCGGGTCGAGACCAGCCAGGTCCTCACCGGCCTGGGCAGCGGCCGGTTCACCGCGCGGGTCTGGGTCCGCTCCGGCGGCGGGCAGGTCCAGTCCTACGTCGCGCTGCGCGGGTGCGGCGGCGCGGAGCAGCGCACGCACGTGCCGGTGAGCGCGGGCGAGCTGTGGGTCCAGGTCGCGGTCACCGCGGCGGTGAGCGGCGGCCGGTGCACGGTCGTGCTGTCGTCCGACGCGCGGGCGGGCAACTGGGTCAACTTCGACGACGTGCAGTTCGCCGCCGGGCAGACGGCGCTGCCCATCCGCGGCGGTGACGTGTCGACGTTGAAGAGGGCCGAGGACGTGGGCGCCGTGTACCGCACGGCGGCCGGGCAGCAGCAGGAGGCGCTGCAGATCCTCAAGGCGAACGGGATGAACCTGGCCCGGTTGAAGGTGTGGGTGAACCCGGCCGACGGCTACAACGACAAGGCCAAGGTCCTGGCCATGGCGAAGCAGGTCAAGGCGCAGGGCCTGCAGCTGCTGGTCGACTTCCACTACTCCGACACGTGGGCCGACCCGGGCAGGCAGAACAAGCCGGCGGCGTGGGCGTCGTACGACTTCCAGCGGCTGACGCAGGCCGTCTACGACCACACCTATGACGTGCTCGACGCCCTCAAGGCGCAGGGCACCACGGCGGACATGGCGCAGGTCGGCAACGAGATCAACGGCGGCATGCTGTGGCCGGACGGCTCCACGGACAACTGGGACCGGCTCGCCGCCCTGCTCAAGAGCGGCGCCAACGCCGTGAAGGCGGTCTCGTCGTCCACCAGGGTGGTGCTGCACGTCGCCAAGGGCACCGACACCGGCGCCGTGCGGTGGTGGTACGACTCGGCGGTCGCGCGCGGCGTGCCGTTCGACGTCATCGGCCTGTCGTACTACGGCTACTGGCACGGCACGCTCGGCGAGCTGCAGCGGACCATGTTCGAGGCGGCGCCC
This genomic window from Saccharothrix sp. HUAS TT1 contains:
- a CDS encoding arabinogalactan endo-beta-1,4-galactanase — its product is MTGRKLLAAAAVLAVAAVGAPAARAASTITNGGFESGTTGWTTSGTTAASFTEAGGRSGRRLSHWSSSAYRVETSQVLTGLGSGRFTARVWVRSGGGQVQSYVALRGCGGAEQRTHVPVSAGELWVQVAVTAAVSGGRCTVVLSSDARAGNWVNFDDVQFAAGQTALPIRGGDVSTLKRAEDVGAVYRTAAGQQQEALQILKANGMNLARLKVWVNPADGYNDKAKVLAMAKQVKAQGLQLLVDFHYSDTWADPGRQNKPAAWASYDFQRLTQAVYDHTYDVLDALKAQGTTADMAQVGNEINGGMLWPDGSTDNWDRLAALLKSGANAVKAVSSSTRVVLHVAKGTDTGAVRWWYDSAVARGVPFDVIGLSYYGYWHGTLGELQRTMFEAAPRYNRDILVVETAYPFTMANADHEGNAFSDTSALVPGYPATSEGQLANFRDVLSVVQAVPGGRGLGAVYWEPTWTAVPGNNWDPYDPSTGSGWDNQALFDWSGKALPAITAFTR